Proteins encoded in a region of the Ornithodoros turicata isolate Travis chromosome 3, ASM3712646v1, whole genome shotgun sequence genome:
- the LOC135387400 gene encoding ovostatin-like, whose amino-acid sequence MAHVVVLAISVAFFRMTSASVASGSTTYDCDVREHKGPQPVSLNVTFPPYIALGEKASVIVTATSNVDQCIVVKAGLQATQNLNIVSAPCDIYAWICRLSGTASFVFNVVPFAAGIGMLTATVEYDPEFASYAPGSNVYPHTGVDMAAVSLSIRPGGVVVPVTITYPICAEERLIGLTSPVQVGVGPIRVRVGRSLCDTATLPGFPATGHVYSTGDRMPRRGYIDVDPALTSLMFSYAEGTLAYLTVNAYLYNYTQATGQDSYQFKENLIAAYERQKAFRARDGSYGSYSGADNERSVFLTAFAVQALADASSVMNDPTGISDAEIAQSIQYLKSLQDPSTGCYRETGQGNPSFTSPAHLTLYVGLSVIRVREKDYDFYKSVAQCVEAQPTLNNHSLAMYAFLSARIGEEAKASELIGTLLANADHYYYYTYWSASTYNEQVETAGYVLHAMFQIGQDMTPAAPVSEYLIEQLNVGGVTPYTEAYAVGIHALYHYILETTYRPHVSMMLTVSAANGYSSPRSVDFTITDENKFMYQHRVLENSTATEFLTTIRPGGIGCAVNFVKYSLNVNNLPPSNTFQVNATTVSPSDCSAADVTICAWNTEYYYAKTVVIDITLLSGYAVDVASLQGHLCNGAVQAYAVGANSLLILLEVIPAGSCFRFRQNRITVVGNLQPAPVTVTDYYNSVNNVSALYTAGDNCAEPNRMLGMGGSSTFGASMKYGKPYSPY is encoded by the exons ATGGCACACGTCGTAGTGCTCGCGATTTCCGTTGCGTTTTTTCGAATGACTTCCGCATCGGTGGCTAG TGGAAGCACAACCTATGACTGTGACGTCAGAGAACACAAAGGACCTCAACCGGTTTCTCTCAATGTTACATTCCCTCCGTACATTGCATTGGGAGAGAAAGCCAGCGTCATTGTTACGGCAACAAGCAACGTCGATCAATGCATTGTG GTCAAAGCAGGTCTACAAGCCACACAGAACTTGAATATAGTCTCGGCACCTTGCGACATCTATGCTTGGATATGTCGGCTCTCGGGCACCGCATCGTTCGTCTTCAACGTAGTCCCATTTGCTGCTGGAATCGGCATGCTCACTGCTACCGTGGAATACGATCCCGAATTTGCTTCGTACGCTCCGGGCAGCAATGTGTATCCTCACACGGGTGTAGACATGGCTGCTGTGTCTCTGAGTATTAGG CCAGGAGGAGTGGTGGTGCCCGTGACAATTACGTACCCAATCTGCGCTGAAG AACGACTGATTGGACTAACGTCTCCAGTGCAGGTGGGAGTGGGTCCAATTAGAGTCC GCGTAGGGAGGTCCCTCTGCGATACGGCAACGCTTCCTGGCTTCCCAGCAACGGGTCACGTGTACTCCACAG GTGATCGTATGCCGAGAAGGGGCTACATCGACGTTGACCCTGCTCTGACTAGTCTAATGTTTTCTTACGCTGAAGGAACATTGGCGTACTTGACGGTGAATGCGTATCTTTACAATTACACCCAAGCCACAGGACAAGACAGCTACCAGTTCAAAGAAAACCTTATTGCAG CTTATGAAAGGCAGAAGGCATTCAGGGCCAGAGACGGTTCCTACGGAAGCTATAGTGGTGCCGACAACGAAAGGAGTGTCTTTCTGACAGCGTTCGCCGTACAGGCTCTGGCAGATGCGTCAAGCGTCATGAATGACCCCACTGGTATCAGCGACGCCGAAATCGCTCAAAGCATACAGTATTTGAAATCCCTACAGGATCCTTCCACAGGTTGCTACAGGGAAACGGGTCAAGGAAATCCTTCATTTACG AGTCCGGCGCATTTGACTCTGTACGTGGGGCTGTCGGTTATCAGAGTGAGAGAAAAAGACTACGACTTCTACAAGAGCGTCGCGCAATGTGTGGAAGCACAACCCACGCTCAACAATCACTCGTTGGCAATGTACGCCTTCCTGTCTGCAAGAATAGGAGAAGAAGCCAAGGCCTCTGAACTCATCGGCACACTCCTTGCTAATGCTGACCATTACT ATTACTACACCTACTGGTCTGCCAGTACATACAACGAACAAGTGGAAACTGCTGGATACGTCCTACATGCCATGTTCCAGATTGGCCAGGACATGACACCCGCGGCACCAGTGTCGGAGTACTTGATTGAACAGCTGAACGTCGGTGGAGTAACGCCCTACACGGAG GCGTATGCTGTTGGGATCCATGCGCTGTACCACTACATCTTGGAGACCACGTACAGACCTCACGTCTCGATGATGCTCACTGTATCCGCTGCTAACGGCTATAGCTCCCCTCGTTCGGTCGACTTCACCATAACTGATGAAAATAAGTTCATGTACCAG CACCGAGTCCTCGAAAACTCAACTGCGACGGAGTTTCTAACCACGATTCGTCCAGGAGGGATTGGCTGTGCTGTTAACTTT GTCAAATATAGCCTCAACGTGAACAACTTGCCACCATCGAACACCTTTCAAGTGAACGCAACGACCGTTTCACCAAGCGATTGTTCAGCGGCAGATGTTACCATCTGTGCCTG GAATACGGAGTATTATTATGCCAAGACGGTCGTCATTGATATCACACTCCTGTCTGGATATGCCGTTGACGTTGCTTCCCTGCAGGGT CATCTTTGTAATGGAGCCGTCCAAGCGTATGCAGTTGGTGCCAATTCACTACTGATTCTGCTAGAG GTGATTCCGGCAGGCAGCTGCTTCCGCTTCCGCCAGAACCGGATCACTGTGGTTGGCAATTTGCAACCGGCTCCAGTGACCGTTACGGACTACTATAATAGCG TGAACAATGTCTCCGCACTATACACTGCTGGGGACAACTGTGCTGAACCCAACCGGATGCTCGGTATGGGTGGCTCCTCCACCTTTGGCGCATCAATGAAATATGGCAAACCATATTCTCCTTATTAA